The DNA sequence AGCTTCGAAATCTGTCATCGTAGGCCTCACCCCCTTCCAAATGGGGATGAGTTCTCAACTCGCCTGATTGGGAGTTGAGCCCATGAGAAGAAGCCGATCTATCGATTTTCCGATTATATTATAGCTTCCTATTGAACAATAGCATTTGTGGGAAAAATCTTTTATTCTTTCCGATGCAGAACACCATCTTCCTAACGCTTTTTTTATTTGTTCACCTATAGACCGATCTGGTCGACTCGTGTTATAGTCGAATAGACCAGATCGGTCTATACGTTTAATCCGTCGGAGATGCTCTCGATGATCGCCGACGTGTCTGAAGAAATCCCCACTACATAGGGAAAACGGAATGGAGAAAACGGAAAACAGCAGTCCATGTAGACAAAGTCAGCAGAGATGGTTCTGTATAGACAAAGGAGGTGGAAAGATGCAATCGTTTGAAACGTTGGAGGAAGAAAAACGACAGCGCATATTGAACGCAGCGATGCACGAGTTTGCGGAAAAAGGGTTTGCGCAAGCATCGACGAACGCGATCGTGAAACAGGCGAACATCGGGAAGGGAATGCTTTTTTATTACTTCAATAACAAACAAACGCTATTCAACTACTTAGTCGGTTATGCGCTTACCGTTGTCGATGAACAGTTTATGCAAAAAATTGACATGAATAACCGCGATTTTATCGATCGGCTGTACGATGCAGCGAAGAAAAAACTTGCATGTTACCACGCCTATCCGCACGTGTTTACTTTTTTAACAACGGTGATCTTAAAGGAAACGGCGTTGCTGGATGAAGACTTACAACAACGGATTGTCGCCTTGCAACATGATGGAGAACGTAAACTATACGAAAACATCGATACGACACTGTTTCGCGACGGGATCGATGTTGACAAAGCGTTGCAACTCATTAAGTGGGCGTTCGAAGGATACCAACAACATCTCATTCAAACGATGGAGACTGAGGTAATTACGACGATTGACTTTGATCCGTATTGGAAGGAGTTTGAAGAGTATTTGGCAGTTTTAAAAACTTGTTTTTACGCATAGGGGGGAACGGAGATGGCGGTTGTAGAAGCGACTGGTATTGTGAAGACGTTTGGCAAGGTAAGGGCGTTAAGCGGCGTGAACATGAAGGTTGAAGAAGGTGAAGTGTACGGGTTTATCGGCCCGAACGGCGCGGGGAAGTCGACGACGATTCGCATTTTGCTCGGCATGTTAAAGGCGGATCAAGGCTCGGCGACGATTTTTGGTCGCGACGTTTGGCGCGAGGCGGTGGCGATTCACGAAGGGCTCGCCTACGTGCCGGGAGATGTCAACTTATGGCCCAACTTAACTGGCGGTGAAGTGCTCGATTTATTCGCCGCGATGAAAAAGCGTTACAGTAAAGAGCGGGAGCGGTCCCTCATCGAACAATTCGCCTTAGACGTCTCGAAAAAGTGCGGCACCTATTCCAAAGGGAACCGCCAAAAAGTTGCCCTCGTTGCGGCCTTTGCTTCCGAGGCAGATCTGTATATTTTGGATGAACCGACGTCAGGTCTCGATCCGTTAATGGAGCACACGTTTCAACAATGTGTCTTAGAGGCGAAGGCGCAGGGCAAAAGCGTTCTCCTGTCGAGCCATATTTTGTCGGAAGTCGAAAAGTTGTGTGACCGCGTCGGTATTATCCGCAGTGGGGAAATCATTGAAACGGGGACGCTTCACGAATTGCGGCATTTAACGCGAACGAACCTGCGCCTTAAGACGATGAAGCCGATCGATCGCTTGGAACAGCTGCAAGGTGTGCACGAAGTGAGCAAAGACGGTGACGTCCTCACCCTCCAAGTCGATACAGAACACCTCGCCGACGTCGTAGCGCACGTCAGTTCCTACGGCGTCACCTCCCTCGAAAGTGCACCGCCGACGTTAGAAGACTTGTTTATGCGTCATTACGAAGGAAGTGAGCGGCGATGAACGCACGTACACGGATGAGGTCACCGGACGCCCACGCGGGGACGAAAGCGCAATACGCACACACGGGGACGATGTCGCGGTTCATCGTTAGGCGCGACCGCCTGCGCCTCGTCATTTGGATCGTCGCCCTCGCCGCGTTTACGTGGTCGGTCGCCCTCTCTTTTACAGAAATATATGCGACGGAGGCGGAGCGCCAGGCGATCGCGGAGACGATGAAAAATCCGGCGATGACCGCGATGGTCGGCAAAGGGTACGGCCTCGCCAATTACACAATCGGGGCGATGATGGCGCATCAAATGCTGCTGTTTACCGCACTTGCCGTCGCGGTGATGAATATTTTGCTCGTCGCCCGCCATACGCGCGCGGATGAAGAAGACGGCACGATGGAAATGCTACTCGCCTTGCCGCTAGGGCGACAAGCGAGTTTGGCGGCGACGCTGCTCGTCTATGTCGGTGTGAACACACTTGTAGCCCTCGTCATCGGCGGCGGGTTGTATGCGCTTGGCATCGAAAGCCTCGATTTGTCAGGGTCACTTTTATACGGGGCGGCAGTCGGTGCCGTAGGGTTATTCTTCGCTGCACTCACGGCATTTTTTGCACAGTTGTCGGATAATTTGCGCGGTACGATTGGCTTGTCGCTCGTCGTGCTAGGCGCCGCTTACGTCCTTCGCGCGGTAGGGGATTTAGGCGGGGGAGAATTAAGCGCGGGTGGCTTAAGTGAAGGTAGTTTAAGTGTAGGGAGTCGTTTTGGCAATGAAGCGTTAACGGCAATGTCGCCACTCGGCTTAGCGACCTTGACAAAAGTGTA is a window from the Numidum massiliense genome containing:
- a CDS encoding ABC transporter ATP-binding protein, with translation MAVVEATGIVKTFGKVRALSGVNMKVEEGEVYGFIGPNGAGKSTTIRILLGMLKADQGSATIFGRDVWREAVAIHEGLAYVPGDVNLWPNLTGGEVLDLFAAMKKRYSKERERSLIEQFALDVSKKCGTYSKGNRQKVALVAAFASEADLYILDEPTSGLDPLMEHTFQQCVLEAKAQGKSVLLSSHILSEVEKLCDRVGIIRSGEIIETGTLHELRHLTRTNLRLKTMKPIDRLEQLQGVHEVSKDGDVLTLQVDTEHLADVVAHVSSYGVTSLESAPPTLEDLFMRHYEGSERR
- a CDS encoding TetR/AcrR family transcriptional regulator produces the protein MQSFETLEEEKRQRILNAAMHEFAEKGFAQASTNAIVKQANIGKGMLFYYFNNKQTLFNYLVGYALTVVDEQFMQKIDMNNRDFIDRLYDAAKKKLACYHAYPHVFTFLTTVILKETALLDEDLQQRIVALQHDGERKLYENIDTTLFRDGIDVDKALQLIKWAFEGYQQHLIQTMETEVITTIDFDPYWKEFEEYLAVLKTCFYA